In Streptomyces sp. NBC_00414, a single window of DNA contains:
- a CDS encoding DUF3152 domain-containing protein, which yields MGRHSRRGPAPKGDTAAPPAVPAARPEPGTPGTAATAGAAGRRRPPAGQQPAAAPMGGAPARGVPRLPEGWVPQGPAGPSGQGTPRPPAQGFPRLPDGTPAHGFPRLQDGTPAHGFPRLPDGTPAHGFPRLQDGTPAHGFPRLPDGGTAQGAPRPAEGTPTQGAPRVRGGHPEQREPGGGWGEARAGTGYGVPRTSPQGPGQGVPRDRPGAPIPGQRYGPAGAGANGPRQAYVDAFGGNNDTFGGNGAPSAPRATTPVAAALRADPFTPVTDWDEEVEHKAPPRDPRTPDARPEKTKGGKGRAFTGIAAAAVTTVLAVVVAGQVADGGEDDTARSQASGGADREAKDSASRTDKRPAPSAKPPVTLSYAQQMAEKYPLAAELKGGGKFDAVPGFDKAPGSGQKYTYRVDVEKSLGLDGKLFAQAVQKTLNDKRSWAHDGGRTFERVSSGQPDFVITLASPGTTAFWCAKSGLDTTVDNVSCDSAATDRVMINAYRWAQGSETYGDKMYSYRQMLINHEVGHRLGYGHVSCSVDGGLAPVMQQQTKFLNHDGIKCKPNPWPFPSS from the coding sequence GTGGGACGTCACAGCCGGCGCGGGCCCGCCCCCAAGGGCGACACCGCCGCCCCTCCCGCGGTTCCGGCTGCCCGGCCGGAGCCGGGGACGCCAGGAACAGCGGCGACCGCGGGTGCGGCGGGGCGCCGACGGCCGCCCGCCGGGCAGCAGCCCGCGGCGGCGCCGATGGGCGGAGCGCCCGCTCGGGGGGTGCCGCGCCTGCCTGAGGGCTGGGTGCCGCAAGGGCCCGCGGGCCCGTCCGGCCAGGGAACTCCCCGTCCGCCCGCGCAAGGATTCCCGCGCCTGCCCGACGGGACACCCGCCCACGGGTTCCCGCGCCTCCAGGACGGCACCCCGGCCCACGGATTCCCCCGGCTGCCGGACGGCACTCCCGCGCACGGGTTCCCGCGTCTCCAGGACGGGACCCCCGCTCATGGCTTTCCGCGGTTGCCCGACGGCGGTACGGCGCAGGGTGCGCCGCGGCCCGCCGAGGGCACCCCGACTCAGGGCGCGCCCAGAGTCCGCGGCGGTCACCCCGAGCAGCGGGAGCCGGGCGGCGGCTGGGGGGAGGCGAGGGCGGGCACCGGGTACGGCGTACCCCGGACGTCCCCGCAAGGCCCGGGCCAAGGTGTGCCCCGCGACCGGCCGGGCGCCCCGATCCCCGGGCAGCGGTACGGGCCGGCGGGGGCGGGAGCGAACGGCCCCCGCCAGGCCTACGTCGACGCTTTCGGTGGCAACAACGACACCTTCGGCGGCAACGGCGCCCCCTCCGCGCCCCGCGCCACCACCCCGGTGGCGGCGGCGCTCCGCGCGGACCCCTTCACTCCCGTCACAGACTGGGACGAGGAGGTCGAGCACAAGGCGCCGCCCCGGGATCCGCGCACGCCGGACGCCCGGCCGGAGAAGACCAAGGGCGGCAAGGGCCGGGCCTTCACCGGCATCGCGGCCGCCGCCGTCACCACCGTGCTGGCCGTAGTCGTGGCGGGCCAGGTCGCCGACGGCGGCGAGGACGACACCGCGCGCTCACAGGCGTCCGGCGGCGCCGACCGGGAGGCCAAGGACTCCGCGTCGCGCACCGACAAGCGGCCCGCCCCCTCCGCGAAGCCGCCGGTCACGCTGTCGTACGCCCAGCAGATGGCGGAGAAGTATCCCCTGGCGGCCGAACTCAAGGGCGGCGGGAAATTCGACGCGGTCCCCGGCTTCGACAAGGCGCCGGGAAGCGGACAGAAATACACCTATCGCGTCGACGTCGAGAAATCCCTCGGCCTCGACGGAAAGCTCTTCGCGCAGGCCGTGCAGAAAACCCTGAACGACAAGCGGAGTTGGGCCCACGACGGCGGCCGTACCTTCGAGCGGGTCTCCTCCGGGCAGCCCGACTTCGTCATCACGCTGGCCAGTCCCGGCACCACCGCGTTCTGGTGCGCGAAGTCGGGTCTCGACACCACCGTGGACAACGTCTCCTGCGACTCGGCCGCCACCGACCGCGTGATGATCAACGCATATCGCTGGGCCCAGGGGTCCGAGACATACGGGGACAAGATGTACTCGTACCGTCAGATGCTGATCAATCACGAGGTGGGGCACCGGCTCGGGTACGGGCATGTGAGCTGCAGTGTCGACGGCGGGCTCGCCCCCGTCATGCAGCAGCAGACCAAGTTCCTGAACCACGACGGGATCAAGTGCAAGCCCAACCCCTGGCCGTTCCCGTCGAGTTGA
- a CDS encoding Ms4533A family Cys-rich leader peptide: MSPRHISARAALELALFGVTALCVADILCR; the protein is encoded by the coding sequence ATGTCGCCTCGTCACATCTCCGCACGCGCAGCCCTTGAGCTGGCGCTGTTCGGCGTGACCGCGCTCTGCGTGGCCGACATTCTCTGTCGCTGA
- a CDS encoding ferritin-like fold-containing protein: MTTPAKSSDAPAEPTGVAAQDWATASVDPQYRAAVVDLIGALAYGELAAFERLAEDAKLAPTLGDKAELAKMASAEFHHFEQLRARLTEIGAEPTQAMEPFVAALDGFHKQTAPSDWLEGLVKAYVGDSIASDFYREVAARLDADTRKLVLAVLDDTGHASFAIEKVRAAIDADPRVGGRLALWARRLMGEALSQSQRVVADRDALSTMLVGGVADGFDLAEVGRMFSRITEAHTKRMAALGLAA, translated from the coding sequence ATGACGACGCCTGCCAAATCTTCCGACGCACCCGCCGAACCCACCGGAGTCGCCGCCCAGGACTGGGCCACGGCCTCCGTGGACCCCCAGTACCGTGCCGCGGTCGTGGATCTGATCGGCGCGCTCGCGTACGGGGAGCTGGCGGCGTTCGAGCGGCTCGCGGAGGACGCCAAACTGGCGCCGACGCTCGGGGACAAGGCGGAGCTGGCGAAGATGGCCTCGGCCGAGTTCCACCACTTCGAGCAGCTCAGGGCCCGGCTCACGGAGATCGGCGCGGAGCCGACCCAGGCGATGGAGCCCTTTGTCGCCGCGCTCGACGGGTTCCACAAGCAGACGGCGCCGTCCGACTGGCTGGAAGGGCTCGTGAAGGCGTACGTCGGTGACTCGATCGCCAGTGACTTCTACCGGGAGGTCGCGGCCCGGCTCGACGCCGACACCCGCAAGCTCGTGCTCGCCGTCCTCGACGACACGGGACACGCCTCGTTCGCCATCGAGAAGGTACGGGCCGCCATCGACGCGGATCCGCGCGTGGGCGGTCGACTCGCCCTGTGGGCGCGGCGGTTGATGGGTGAGGCGCTGTCGCAGTCGCAGCGGGTGGTCGCCGACCGGGACGCTCTTTCGACGATGCTCGTCGGTGGGGTCGCGGACGGGTTCGATCTCGCCGAGGTGGGACGGATGTTCTCGCGGATCACCGAGGCGCACACGAAGAGGATGGCTGCGCTGGGGCTGGCCGCCTGA
- a CDS encoding ABC transporter substrate-binding protein — translation MRRSSVTARRLAAVSVSLAVAAGAVACGPEDNDAKATAGGADAKPAKGGTLTVLNSDPQQDFDPARLYTSGGGNVPSLVFRTLTTRNREDGAEGAKVVPDLATDTGRPSENATVWTYTLKKGLKYEDGTAITSADIKYGIERSFAAELSGGAPYLRDWLIGGADYQGPYKDKKGLDSIETPDERTIVFRLNKPEGEFPYLATQTQFAPVPEAKDTGTKYEEHPVSSGPYKVVENENDGERLTLERNTHWSASTDAERKAYPDKIDVRSGLDSSVINQRLSSSQGADAAAVTTDTNLGPAELAKVSGDKNLAERVGTGHFGYTNYIAFNPKVKPFDDPKVRQAISYAIDRSSVINAAGGSSLAEAATTYLPNQKSFGYTAYDHFPAGRSGNAAKAEELLKEAGHAKGLTVTLTHSNAKDFETSPEIATAIQDALKKAGITVKLQGLEDNDYSDKIHNARTEPGFFLAHWGADWPSGGPFLAPIFDGRQIVKDGANFNTGFLDDKSVNAEIDAINKLTDLDEAATRWGALDKKIGEQALTVPLFHPVYKRLYGKDVKNIVISDWTGVLDISQASVK, via the coding sequence ATGCGTCGATCGTCCGTCACAGCGCGCCGTCTGGCCGCCGTATCCGTCAGCCTCGCCGTGGCAGCGGGCGCAGTCGCCTGCGGGCCGGAAGACAACGATGCCAAGGCCACAGCCGGCGGTGCGGACGCCAAGCCGGCCAAGGGCGGCACCCTCACCGTCCTCAACTCCGACCCGCAGCAGGACTTCGACCCCGCCCGGCTCTACACCTCCGGCGGCGGCAACGTCCCCTCCCTCGTCTTCCGTACGCTCACCACGCGCAACCGCGAGGACGGGGCCGAGGGCGCCAAGGTCGTCCCCGACCTCGCCACGGACACCGGCAGACCCAGCGAGAACGCGACCGTGTGGACGTACACCCTGAAGAAGGGCCTCAAGTACGAGGACGGCACCGCGATCACCTCCGCCGACATCAAGTACGGCATCGAGCGGTCCTTCGCGGCCGAACTCTCCGGCGGCGCGCCCTACCTGAGGGACTGGCTGATCGGCGGGGCCGACTACCAGGGGCCCTACAAGGACAAGAAGGGCCTCGACTCCATCGAGACGCCCGACGAGCGAACCATCGTCTTCCGCCTGAACAAGCCCGAGGGCGAGTTCCCCTACCTCGCCACGCAGACGCAGTTCGCGCCCGTCCCCGAGGCCAAGGACACGGGTACGAAGTACGAGGAGCACCCCGTCTCGTCCGGCCCGTACAAGGTCGTCGAGAACGAGAACGACGGCGAGCGGCTGACCCTGGAGCGCAACACGCACTGGTCCGCGTCGACGGACGCCGAGCGCAAGGCCTACCCCGACAAGATCGACGTACGGTCCGGGCTCGACTCGTCCGTCATCAACCAGCGGCTGTCCTCTTCCCAGGGCGCGGACGCCGCCGCCGTGACCACCGACACCAACCTCGGTCCTGCCGAACTCGCCAAGGTCAGCGGTGACAAGAACCTCGCCGAGCGGGTCGGCACCGGGCACTTCGGCTACACGAACTACATCGCCTTCAACCCGAAGGTGAAGCCGTTCGACGACCCGAAGGTGCGCCAGGCGATCTCGTACGCCATCGACCGCTCCTCCGTGATCAACGCGGCGGGCGGGTCCTCCCTGGCCGAGGCCGCGACGACCTACCTGCCCAACCAGAAGTCCTTCGGCTACACCGCGTACGACCACTTCCCGGCGGGCAGGTCCGGCAACGCGGCCAAGGCCGAGGAACTGCTGAAGGAGGCCGGCCACGCGAAGGGCCTGACCGTGACGCTCACCCACTCCAATGCCAAGGACTTCGAGACCAGCCCCGAGATAGCGACCGCCATCCAGGACGCCCTGAAGAAGGCCGGCATCACCGTCAAACTCCAGGGCCTGGAGGACAACGACTACAGCGACAAGATCCACAACGCCAGGACCGAGCCCGGCTTCTTCCTCGCGCACTGGGGTGCCGACTGGCCCTCGGGCGGCCCCTTCCTGGCCCCGATCTTCGACGGCCGGCAGATCGTGAAGGACGGCGCCAACTTCAACACCGGCTTCCTCGACGACAAGTCGGTCAACGCCGAGATCGACGCCATCAACAAGCTGACCGACCTCGATGAGGCCGCCACCCGCTGGGGCGCGCTCGACAAGAAGATCGGCGAGCAGGCACTGACCGTGCCCCTGTTCCACCCCGTCTACAAGCGCCTGTACGGCAAGGACGTCAAGAACATCGTCATCAGCGACTGGACCGGGGTGCTGGACATCTCGCAGGCCTCGGTGAAGTAG
- a CDS encoding TetR/AcrR family transcriptional regulator, translating into MTAIEQTEAARPRGTRLPRRARRNQLLGAAQAVFVAQGYHSAAMDDIAERAGVSKPVLYQHFPGKLDLYLALLDQHCESLLHAVRTALASTTDNSLRVRATMDAYFAYVEDEGGAFRLVFESDLTNEPAVRERVDKVTFECAEAICEVIAEDTGLSKAESMLLASGLGGLAQVVARSWLHSDRSVPRDQAVQLLTSLAWRGIAGFPLHGSEHH; encoded by the coding sequence GTGACAGCCATCGAGCAGACAGAGGCGGCACGCCCGCGGGGCACACGCCTGCCGCGCCGTGCCCGACGCAACCAGCTCCTCGGCGCCGCCCAGGCAGTTTTCGTTGCGCAGGGATATCACTCGGCCGCGATGGACGACATCGCCGAACGCGCGGGCGTCAGCAAGCCGGTGCTCTACCAGCACTTCCCCGGCAAGCTGGACCTCTACCTGGCCCTGCTTGACCAGCACTGCGAGTCGCTGCTGCACGCCGTACGGACCGCGCTGGCGTCCACCACGGACAACAGCCTGCGCGTACGGGCCACCATGGACGCCTATTTCGCGTACGTGGAGGACGAGGGCGGCGCCTTCCGGCTGGTCTTCGAGTCGGACCTGACGAACGAGCCCGCGGTGCGCGAGCGGGTCGACAAGGTCACGTTCGAGTGCGCCGAGGCGATCTGCGAGGTCATCGCGGAGGACACCGGTCTGTCCAAGGCCGAGTCGATGCTGCTCGCCTCGGGCCTGGGCGGACTCGCCCAGGTGGTGGCCCGTTCCTGGCTGCACAGCGACCGCAGCGTGCCGCGCGACCAGGCGGTGCAGCTGCTGACCTCGCTGGCGTGGCGGGGCATCGCGGGTTTCCCCCTGCACGGCAGCGAGCACCACTGA
- a CDS encoding DUF3107 domain-containing protein, with the protein MEVKIGVQHAPREIVLESGQTPEEVERAVSEALAGKSQLLSLVDDHGRKVLVPADRLAYVELGEPTARKVGFSAL; encoded by the coding sequence GTGGAGGTCAAGATCGGCGTGCAGCACGCGCCCCGCGAGATCGTTCTGGAGAGCGGTCAGACCCCGGAAGAGGTCGAGCGCGCGGTGTCCGAGGCGCTGGCAGGCAAGTCGCAGCTGCTCAGCCTCGTGGACGACCACGGCCGCAAGGTCCTGGTACCGGCGGACCGCCTCGCCTACGTGGAGCTCGGCGAGCCGACGGCCCGCAAGGTGGGCTTCAGCGCGCTGTAG
- a CDS encoding ABC transporter permease, producing MSDVLVASQAPVGTDLPVPTGASGARQFWRRLRARRAALVAAGVVALLVLVALAAPLLTAIEGQDPTTYHPDLIDSARGGVPVGSFGGISGEHWLGVEPQTGRDLFARLVYGARVSLGVALAATVVQIVIGVVMGVAAALGTRWVDQLLSRFTDIIVAMPLMIMSLALLAIVPSSFPRPVLVALVIGLIAWGNIAKIVRAQTLTLKGLDYVSAARLSGWGTWRIARRELLPGLAAPVITYAAILIPQNISVEAALSFLGVGVKPPTPSWGQMLTAADVWYQAAPQYLLLPAGALFVTVLALTVLGDGVRTALDPRAASRLRVGTGRRREAKVAQGGAGVTVGSGITGVTGVVAAKAAERSEEIGGFEGIGGSEEANRFKGTGGSEEANGSEGIGGSQEAATAGGSERGGAS from the coding sequence GTGAGTGACGTACTCGTCGCCTCCCAGGCCCCCGTGGGGACGGATCTGCCCGTCCCCACGGGGGCCTCGGGGGCCCGTCAGTTCTGGCGTCGGCTGCGCGCCCGGCGCGCCGCGCTCGTCGCGGCGGGCGTCGTCGCCCTGCTCGTCCTGGTCGCGCTCGCCGCGCCGCTGCTCACCGCGATCGAGGGCCAGGACCCGACCACGTACCACCCCGACCTGATCGATTCCGCGCGCGGCGGTGTGCCCGTCGGATCGTTCGGCGGCATCAGCGGCGAGCACTGGCTCGGCGTCGAGCCGCAGACCGGACGCGACCTGTTCGCCCGGCTGGTGTACGGGGCCCGGGTCTCGCTGGGCGTCGCGCTGGCCGCGACCGTCGTGCAGATCGTCATCGGCGTGGTGATGGGAGTCGCGGCCGCGCTCGGGACCCGCTGGGTCGACCAGCTGCTCAGCCGGTTCACCGACATCATCGTCGCCATGCCGCTGATGATCATGTCGCTGGCGCTGCTCGCGATCGTGCCGTCGAGCTTCCCGCGGCCCGTTCTGGTCGCCCTCGTCATCGGCCTGATCGCCTGGGGCAACATCGCGAAGATCGTGCGCGCGCAGACGCTCACCCTCAAGGGGCTCGACTACGTCTCCGCCGCCCGGCTCAGCGGCTGGGGCACCTGGCGGATCGCCCGCCGCGAACTGCTGCCGGGACTGGCCGCGCCGGTCATCACGTACGCCGCGATCCTCATCCCGCAGAACATCAGCGTCGAGGCGGCCCTGTCCTTCCTCGGCGTCGGTGTGAAGCCCCCGACGCCGTCGTGGGGGCAGATGCTCACCGCGGCCGACGTCTGGTACCAGGCCGCACCGCAGTACCTACTGCTGCCGGCGGGGGCGCTCTTCGTGACCGTGCTCGCGCTGACCGTCCTCGGCGACGGGGTGCGCACGGCCCTCGACCCGCGTGCCGCCTCGCGGCTGCGGGTGGGGACGGGGAGGCGGCGGGAGGCCAAGGTGGCCCAGGGGGGCGCGGGGGTCACTGTGGGCAGTGGGATCACCGGGGTCACTGGGGTCGTGGCGGCCAAGGCGGCTGAGCGGTCTGAGGAGATCGGCGGGTTCGAGGGGATCGGCGGGTCTGAGGAGGCCAACAGGTTCAAGGGGACCGGCGGGTCTGAGGAAGCCAACGGGTCCGAGGGGATCGGCGGGTCTCAGGAGGCGGCGACGGCCGGTGGGTCGGAGCGGGGAGGTGCCTCATGA
- a CDS encoding ABC transporter permease — protein MNGFTGFVLRRAVGVLITLLAISVIIYVIFYVTPGNVAQITCGPRCSPAQVQQVADQLHLDDPLYVRYWHFLEGLVAGQDYSTGTAVEHCPAPCLGLSYQSDQQVTELILTKLPVSLSLVFGSMVLWLILGVGTGVLSAWRRGRLSERVLTGITLVGVATPVFVIGLVLMIVVCGELELLPFPQYVNLTDDPEQWAWNLLLPWLSLALIEAAAFARLTRSSMLETLAEDHIRTFRAYGVGERSVIGRHALRGAFAPVIALNANNVGSAVGGAVLTETLFGLPGIGRELVHAVDVVDLPVVVGMVLVVGFFVVIANALADVLYAVADRRVVLA, from the coding sequence ATGAACGGGTTCACGGGGTTCGTCCTGCGCCGGGCCGTCGGCGTCCTGATCACCCTGCTCGCCATCTCGGTGATCATCTACGTCATCTTCTACGTCACCCCCGGCAACGTCGCCCAGATCACCTGCGGCCCGCGCTGTTCGCCCGCCCAGGTCCAGCAGGTCGCCGACCAACTGCACCTCGACGATCCGCTGTACGTGCGCTACTGGCACTTCCTGGAAGGGCTCGTCGCCGGCCAGGACTACTCGACCGGCACCGCGGTGGAGCACTGCCCGGCGCCCTGCCTCGGGCTGTCGTACCAGAGCGACCAGCAGGTCACCGAGCTGATCCTGACGAAACTGCCGGTCAGCCTGTCGCTGGTGTTCGGGTCGATGGTGCTGTGGCTGATCCTCGGCGTCGGCACCGGCGTGCTCTCGGCGTGGCGGCGGGGGCGGCTCTCCGAGCGGGTGCTGACCGGCATCACGCTCGTGGGCGTGGCCACCCCCGTCTTCGTCATCGGCCTGGTCCTGATGATCGTCGTCTGCGGCGAACTGGAACTGCTGCCCTTCCCGCAGTACGTGAACCTCACCGACGACCCCGAACAGTGGGCGTGGAACCTGCTGCTGCCGTGGCTCTCCCTCGCGCTCATCGAGGCCGCCGCGTTCGCCCGGCTGACCAGGTCCTCGATGCTGGAGACACTGGCTGAGGACCACATCCGGACCTTCCGCGCGTACGGCGTCGGCGAGCGCTCGGTCATCGGGCGGCACGCGTTGCGCGGAGCCTTCGCCCCGGTCATCGCGCTGAACGCCAACAACGTCGGTTCGGCCGTCGGCGGCGCCGTGCTCACCGAGACGCTCTTCGGGCTGCCCGGCATCGGAAGGGAGCTGGTCCACGCCGTCGATGTCGTCGACCTTCCCGTGGTCGTCGGGATGGTTTTGGTCGTCGGATTCTTCGTCGTCATCGCCAACGCCCTCGCGGACGTGCTCTACGCGGTGGCCGACCGACGGGTGGTACTGGCATGA
- a CDS encoding alpha/beta fold hydrolase yields MSSTELPSVLATSVAPKVSSVRVAAGERLRTVGLPGITLTVRSRPPAREGLPPALYVHGLGGSSQNWSALMPLLDGLVDSEAVDLPGFGDSPPPDDGDYSVTGHARAVIRYLDAAERGPVHLFGNSLGGAVSTRVAAVRPDLVRTLTLVSPALPELRVQRSAVPTALLALPGVAALFTRFTRGWTAEQRVRGVTALCYGDPGMVTPEGFQNAVDEMERRLALPYFWDVMARSARGIVNAYTLGGQHGLWRQAERVLAPTLLVYGGRDQLVSYRMAQRAARAFRDSRLLTLPDAGHVAMMEYPETMATAFRELLADTGELTDTGATGARS; encoded by the coding sequence ATGTCTTCGACCGAACTGCCGTCAGTGCTGGCCACTTCCGTTGCGCCGAAGGTCAGTTCCGTCAGGGTGGCGGCGGGGGAGCGACTGCGTACGGTCGGGCTCCCCGGGATCACGCTGACGGTCCGTTCGAGGCCGCCGGCCAGGGAAGGGCTGCCGCCCGCGCTGTACGTGCACGGGCTGGGCGGTTCCTCGCAGAACTGGTCCGCGCTCATGCCGCTCCTCGACGGTCTCGTGGACAGTGAGGCCGTGGACCTGCCGGGCTTCGGCGACTCGCCGCCGCCGGACGACGGCGACTACTCGGTGACCGGACACGCGCGGGCGGTCATCCGTTATCTCGACGCGGCCGAGCGCGGGCCCGTGCACCTCTTCGGGAATTCGCTGGGCGGCGCCGTCTCGACGCGCGTCGCCGCCGTACGGCCCGATCTCGTCCGCACGCTCACGCTCGTCTCGCCCGCGCTCCCGGAACTGCGGGTGCAGCGCAGCGCGGTACCGACGGCGCTGCTCGCCCTGCCCGGTGTGGCGGCCCTGTTCACCAGGTTCACCAGGGGCTGGACCGCCGAGCAGCGTGTACGGGGCGTCACCGCGCTCTGTTACGGGGATCCCGGCATGGTGACGCCCGAGGGGTTCCAGAACGCCGTCGACGAGATGGAGCGGCGGCTCGCGCTTCCCTATTTCTGGGACGTCATGGCACGCTCGGCACGCGGCATCGTGAACGCGTACACGCTGGGCGGCCAGCACGGGCTGTGGCGCCAGGCCGAGCGGGTGCTCGCACCTACACTCCTTGTCTACGGGGGTCGCGACCAACTCGTCTCGTACCGTATGGCCCAGCGTGCGGCGCGTGCTTTCCGGGACTCGCGGTTGCTGACGTTGCCTGACGCGGGGCATGTGGCGATGATGGAATACCCGGAGACCATGGCCACGGCCTTCCGCGAACTCCTCGCGGACACAGGCGAGTTGACCGACACCGGCGCTACCGGCGCAAGGAGCTGA
- a CDS encoding ABC transporter ATP-binding protein, translating into MSPTGGTGVSSTSGTGVSSTDGAGAGLVEVSDLTVGFGELRAVDGLSFRLARGAALALVGESGSGKSTVASALLGLHRGTGAHVGGSVEVAGVDVQRASDDELRRLRGARAAMVFQDPLSSLDPYYAIGDQIAEVYRVHTRASRRAARARAVEVLDRVGIADAGRRSRSRPHEFSGGMRQRALIAMALACEPDLLIADEPTTALDVTVQAQILDLLHTLREETGMGLLLVTHDVGVAAGSVDDILVMRHGRVVEHGPVATVLGAPAQPYTRELLGAVPRVDVPRARLPRVDVAGTDVARADVQGVEAAGIEAAGVEVARVVPAGGASVTASGAAPGTAAPGTAASGTSASEVVLEAVGLRREFGRGKRAFAAVDDVSLTVRRGETLGIVGESGSGKTTLGRMLVGLLEPTAGSISPGGGVRPDVQMVFQDPVSSLNPRRSVGESIADPLRARGERDEGGVRNRVRELLERVGLEGAHYDRYPHEFSGGQRQRVGIARALAADPRVIVCDEPVSALDVTTQAQVVALLDELRRELGLALVFVAHDLAVVRQVSDRVAVMRRGRIVEYGSADEVYESPRDPYTKQLLAAVPALDPAVAAARRESRRAARQQLAAV; encoded by the coding sequence ATGAGTCCGACGGGTGGAACTGGTGTGAGTTCGACGAGTGGTACGGGTGTGAGCTCGACGGACGGGGCCGGGGCGGGGCTGGTCGAAGTAAGTGATCTCACCGTCGGGTTCGGCGAACTGCGTGCCGTCGACGGGCTCTCCTTCCGGCTGGCGAGGGGCGCGGCGCTCGCCCTGGTCGGAGAGTCCGGCTCGGGCAAGTCCACGGTCGCCTCGGCCCTGCTGGGGCTGCACCGGGGCACGGGCGCGCACGTCGGCGGCTCCGTCGAGGTCGCCGGAGTCGACGTACAGCGCGCGTCGGACGACGAACTGCGGCGGCTGCGCGGCGCGCGGGCCGCGATGGTCTTCCAGGACCCGCTGTCGTCCCTCGACCCGTACTACGCGATCGGGGACCAGATCGCCGAGGTGTACCGCGTGCACACGCGTGCGTCACGGCGAGCGGCACGCGCGCGTGCCGTGGAGGTACTGGACCGCGTGGGGATCGCGGACGCGGGCCGGCGGTCCCGTTCCCGCCCGCACGAGTTCAGCGGCGGGATGCGCCAGCGTGCCCTCATCGCCATGGCGCTGGCCTGCGAGCCCGACCTGCTGATCGCCGACGAGCCGACCACCGCGCTGGACGTGACCGTCCAGGCCCAGATCCTCGATCTGCTGCACACGCTGCGGGAGGAGACCGGAATGGGCCTCCTGCTCGTCACGCACGACGTGGGTGTCGCCGCCGGGAGCGTCGACGACATCCTGGTCATGCGACACGGGCGCGTGGTCGAACACGGCCCTGTCGCCACGGTCCTCGGAGCCCCCGCGCAGCCCTACACCCGCGAACTGCTGGGCGCGGTGCCCCGCGTGGACGTACCCCGTGCGCGCCTGCCGCGTGTGGACGTGGCGGGGACCGACGTGGCGAGGGCTGACGTGCAGGGGGTCGAGGCGGCCGGGATCGAGGCGGCCGGGGTCGAGGTGGCGCGCGTGGTGCCCGCGGGGGGTGCGTCGGTCACGGCGTCCGGCGCGGCCCCCGGGACTGCTGCCCCCGGGACCGCGGCCTCCGGGACCTCGGCTTCCGAGGTCGTCCTGGAGGCGGTCGGTCTGCGGCGCGAGTTCGGGCGCGGGAAGCGCGCGTTCGCGGCCGTCGACGACGTGTCGCTCACCGTCCGCCGGGGCGAGACGCTCGGCATCGTGGGGGAGAGCGGCAGCGGCAAGACGACACTGGGCCGCATGCTGGTCGGCCTGCTGGAACCGACGGCGGGGAGCATCAGCCCCGGCGGCGGAGTACGCCCCGACGTGCAGATGGTCTTCCAGGATCCCGTCTCCTCCCTCAACCCCCGGCGCAGCGTGGGCGAGTCGATCGCCGACCCGCTCCGGGCCCGGGGTGAACGGGACGAAGGGGGCGTACGGAATCGTGTGAGGGAGCTGTTGGAACGGGTGGGGCTCGAAGGAGCGCACTACGACCGTTACCCGCACGAGTTCAGCGGGGGCCAGCGCCAACGCGTCGGCATCGCGCGGGCACTCGCCGCCGATCCCCGGGTCATCGTGTGCGACGAGCCGGTCTCCGCGCTCGACGTCACCACCCAGGCCCAGGTGGTCGCCCTGCTCGACGAGCTGCGGCGGGAACTCGGCCTCGCCCTGGTCTTCGTGGCACACGATCTCGCCGTGGTACGCCAGGTCAGCGACCGGGTAGCGGTGATGCGCCGCGGCCGGATCGTCGAGTACGGATCCGCCGACGAGGTCTACGAGTCGCCCCGGGACCCGTACACGAAGCAGCTGCTCGCCGCCGTCCCCGCGCTGGATCCGGCGGTCGCCGCCGCCCGCCGCGAGAGCCGTCGAGCCGCCCGTCAACAACTGGCCGCGGTATGA